The Streptomyces phaeolivaceus genome has a window encoding:
- a CDS encoding phage minor capsid protein, translated as MPVSPAMAENLAHEVAHLYEDAEAALLERIAKALEADLDSPRWAELKLAAIGNLRTAVETVTDALQTDTDGAVRRALIEAYNRGRQAAVAELGALDIGRELVARDALPNAPAVDRLAASMAQDTRPVYARITRAIVDGYRRVVARASGNVLLGTMTRRDAAQRALDQFAARGVTAFTDSSSRNWEMASYAEMAVRSVTARAAVDGHVDALGEIGVGLVIVSDAPLECPLCRQWEGEILTLSGQSGPHTIRAEHTIQPSGLFAPTRTVAVHVAGSLVEARAAGLFHPNCRHSLAAYLPGVTARPPHHATPGTTYEDTQRQREIERHIRKWKRTQAAAMDEAARRRAGAYIRKWQAAQREHVAAHPDLRRKPQREQIGAAR; from the coding sequence ATGCCGGTCTCCCCCGCGATGGCGGAGAACCTCGCCCACGAGGTTGCTCACCTCTACGAGGACGCCGAGGCCGCACTCCTCGAACGCATCGCCAAGGCCCTGGAGGCAGACCTCGACTCACCCCGCTGGGCCGAACTGAAGCTCGCCGCGATCGGCAACCTCCGCACGGCCGTGGAAACGGTCACCGACGCGCTCCAGACCGACACCGACGGAGCCGTACGCCGCGCGCTGATCGAGGCTTACAACCGCGGTCGTCAGGCGGCCGTCGCCGAGCTGGGCGCGCTGGACATCGGCCGCGAGCTGGTGGCCCGCGACGCCCTGCCGAACGCGCCGGCTGTGGACCGGCTGGCCGCGAGCATGGCGCAGGACACCCGGCCGGTGTACGCCCGGATCACGCGCGCGATCGTGGACGGGTACCGGCGGGTGGTCGCGCGGGCGTCCGGGAACGTGCTGCTCGGCACGATGACCCGCCGTGACGCCGCTCAGCGGGCCCTCGATCAGTTCGCCGCCCGCGGTGTCACGGCCTTCACGGACAGCTCTAGCCGGAACTGGGAGATGGCGTCCTACGCCGAGATGGCGGTCCGCTCCGTCACCGCTCGCGCCGCGGTCGACGGGCACGTGGACGCGCTCGGAGAGATCGGCGTGGGACTGGTCATCGTCTCGGACGCCCCACTGGAGTGCCCGCTCTGTCGGCAGTGGGAGGGCGAGATCCTCACGCTGTCCGGGCAGTCCGGACCGCACACGATCCGCGCGGAGCACACGATCCAGCCGTCCGGACTGTTCGCCCCGACCCGCACGGTGGCGGTCCATGTGGCCGGGTCGCTCGTGGAGGCGCGGGCCGCTGGGCTGTTCCACCCGAACTGCCGGCACAGCCTCGCTGCGTACCTGCCCGGCGTGACCGCCCGGCCGCCGCACCATGCGACGCCGGGCACGACGTACGAGGACACGCAGCGGCAACGGGAGATCGAGCGGCACATCCGGAAGTGGAAGCGGACTCAGGCCGCCGCGATGGACGAGGCCGCTCGCCGCCGCGCGGGCGCGTACATCCGGAAGTGGCAGGCCGCCCAGCGCGAGCACGTCGCCGCGCACCCTGACCTTCGCCGCAAGCCTCAGCGCGAGCAGATCGGTGCTGCGCGCTGA
- a CDS encoding SU10 major capsid protein yields MAGITGMGTTFNLPNYAGELFAITPEETPFLSAIGGLTGGGMTTSQEFEWQTSDLRDPAQRTKVEGATAPTAEERVRANVRNVVQIHQEKVSVSYTKQAAVGALATPGAAPFRGVNGENPVANEMDWQVAQALKSVALDVNYSFLNGEFANPTTNATARKTRGILEAITTNRISRGTTVTGASSATDTITSTGHGLSDGNKIVFRDTGDATGIIAGRVYYVDAVDANTFKVSASSGGAAITLGTSSGISYTVPWSTALTTLHVDDMLQLAYDNGGISEQETATLVTNSIQKRAITKAYADAYGKAVLITEASRTVGGVSVQTIETDFGRLNIMMDRHMPQDSILVASLEQLMPVMLNIPGKGVMFEEDLAKTGASDEKQLYGEIGLKYGNERAHAVQTGLVI; encoded by the coding sequence ATGGCCGGCATCACCGGGATGGGCACCACCTTCAACCTTCCCAACTACGCGGGCGAACTCTTCGCGATCACGCCGGAGGAGACCCCGTTCCTGTCGGCCATCGGCGGCCTCACCGGCGGTGGCATGACCACGTCGCAGGAGTTCGAGTGGCAGACCTCCGACCTGCGCGACCCGGCGCAGCGCACGAAGGTGGAGGGCGCGACCGCGCCGACTGCCGAGGAGCGGGTGCGGGCGAACGTCCGCAACGTCGTGCAGATCCACCAGGAGAAGGTCTCCGTTTCCTACACCAAGCAGGCTGCGGTGGGCGCGCTGGCGACGCCCGGCGCGGCGCCGTTCCGGGGGGTGAACGGGGAGAACCCGGTCGCCAACGAGATGGACTGGCAGGTCGCGCAGGCGCTGAAGTCGGTGGCCCTGGACGTGAACTACTCGTTCCTCAACGGCGAGTTCGCGAACCCGACGACGAACGCCACCGCCCGGAAGACCCGGGGCATCCTGGAGGCCATCACCACGAACCGCATCTCGCGGGGCACCACGGTGACCGGAGCCTCCTCGGCGACGGACACGATCACGTCGACGGGTCACGGCCTGTCGGACGGCAACAAGATCGTGTTCCGGGACACCGGTGACGCCACCGGCATCATCGCCGGGCGCGTGTACTACGTGGACGCGGTCGACGCGAACACCTTCAAGGTGTCGGCGTCCAGCGGCGGCGCGGCCATCACCCTGGGCACATCCTCGGGGATCTCCTACACCGTCCCCTGGTCGACGGCCCTGACCACCCTCCACGTCGACGACATGCTCCAGCTCGCCTACGACAACGGCGGGATCAGCGAGCAGGAGACCGCGACCCTCGTGACGAACTCGATCCAGAAGCGGGCGATCACGAAGGCCTACGCGGACGCGTACGGCAAGGCGGTCCTCATCACCGAGGCCAGCCGCACCGTCGGCGGCGTCAGCGTTCAGACCATCGAGACCGACTTCGGGCGGCTCAACATCATGATGGACCGGCACATGCCGCAGGACTCGATCCTGGTGGCCTCGCTGGAGCAGCTGATGCCGGTCATGCTCAACATCCCCGGCAAGGGCGTCATGTTCGAGGAGGACCTGGCGAAGACCGGCGCCTCGGACGAGAAGCAGCTGTACGGCGAGATCGGCCTGAAGTACGGCAACGAGCGCGCCCACGCGGTCCAGACCGGTCTGGTGATCTGA
- a CDS encoding minor capsid protein, with translation MSVYTRFTPGNAQRLWTTRGRRLAEEGLRRGLEHVLGESQKIVPLEEGTLRRSGKVTVNGMEGAVSYDTPYAKRQHEELTWRHLPGRSAKYLEIPFNRERDVVLRMMQVDLRRWFRG, from the coding sequence GTGAGCGTCTACACCCGCTTCACCCCCGGCAACGCCCAGCGGCTGTGGACCACCCGTGGGCGCAGGCTTGCCGAGGAGGGTCTCCGCCGGGGCCTGGAGCACGTCCTCGGCGAGTCGCAGAAGATCGTGCCGCTGGAGGAGGGCACCCTGCGCCGCTCCGGGAAGGTGACCGTGAACGGCATGGAGGGCGCGGTCTCCTACGACACTCCGTACGCGAAGCGGCAGCACGAAGAGCTGACCTGGCGCCACCTCCCCGGCCGGTCCGCCAAGTACCTGGAGATCCCGTTCAACCGGGAGCGGGACGTCGTCCTCCGCATGATGCAGGTCGACCTCCGGAGGTGGTTCCGTGGCTGA